A region of Asterias amurensis chromosome 22, ASM3211899v1 DNA encodes the following proteins:
- the LOC139953586 gene encoding E3 ubiquitin-protein ligase TRIM33-like: protein MAYSKPSQGSALEKIRKDYLECSICHEEYTEPKLLDCLHSFCKHCLLEYHTTNYKDAKMLICPLCRKETQLPETGVEDFKSNFILTGLAGQLEQVSLSANSKLVCKLCKEKNEATYFCCDCLMIICANCNEIHNQIPASASHTVATLKDISEGKIAMKKTKPKRHPECQTHEGEVMWFYCKTCNMMICQACTVIDHRNPQHEYIDCNQASSTYKQSLAQLFTPLEETLKNLDQSQATASTMKDNLNIAAKRTMAEVKNRADEIRAEVTAQESRIMDEIKTILKDRNKKLEEFEQTVSLNSQQIKHSLQTAKDVSTNSSVPDFLASYPTISKDLKSLRDQNQPKIDLTLDDLGFNPGVCDISLGNLSMKEPMKEPTKEPKWELCLKYGEGINGAFDIDASVHAVPGVEMAVAEYYNSTVVIYDTTGHQKKSIPLSSNPWAVAAFKNQLVILDRTNSVKMYNRNGTKMFEFHTVPHSEVGKTSVELRSVAIMKDTSIIVGDVGRSVITKHRSSDGSLIDTVSVQTKPCFLAIDSKDRVVVSDWGKQQVYIVEVTGTLLFSINPKINSQQVRSCKGVCCDSSAIYIAVSNGDWKTGHIHQYDTQGRFLSCIAQGLYDPCGISLTSDGQQLAVADVNSVKIYNKV from the exons ATGGCATATTCTAAACCATCACAAGGTTCAGCTCTAGAGAAAATCAGAAAGGATTATCTGGAGTGCAGTATTTGTCACGAGGAGTACACGGAACCCAAACTACTAGACTGTCTTCACAGtttctgtaaacactgtttacttGAATATCACACTACCAACTACAAAGATGCAAAGATGCTTATTTGTCCTTTGTGTCGAAAGGAGACACAACTTCCTGAGACGGGTGTTGAAGATTTCAAGAGTAACTTCATTTTAACGGGTCTTGCAGGTCAACTGGAGCAGGTCAGCTTATCTGCAAACAGCAAGTTGGTCTGTAAATTATGCAAGGAGAAAAATGAAGCAACGTATTTCTGTTGTGACTGCCTCATGATCATCTGTGCAAACTGCAATGAAATACACAATCAAATTCCAGCATCGGCAAGCCATACAGTAGCGACTTTGAAAGATATTAGTGAAGGGAAGATTGCAATGAAAAAGACAAAACCAAAACGCCATCCAGAATGCCAAACTCATGAAGGTGAAGTGATGTGGTTTTATTGCAAAACATGTAATATGATGATTTGCCAAGCTTGTACCGTCATCGATCACCGTAATCCACAACATGAGTATATTGACTGCAACCAAGCCTCATCCACATATAAACAGTCATTGGCTCAACTATTTACTCCCCTTGAAGAAACCCTGAAGAACCTTGATCAATCTCAAGCAACTGCCTCAACAATGAAAGACAACCTAAACATTGCAGCTAAGAGAACCATGGCAGAGGTGAAGAACAGAGCTGATGAGATCAGGGCTGAGGTAACAGCTCAAGAGAGTCGCATCATGGATGAAATAAAAACTATCCTTAAAGATCGGAACAAGAAATTGGAGGAATTTGAGCAAACAGTGAGTCTAAACTCACAGCAAATAAAGCATTCACTGCAGACTGCCAAAGATGTCAGCACCAATTCATCAGTGCCTGACTTCCTTGCAAGCTATCCAACAATCAGTAAGGACTTGAAATCACTCAGAgatcaaaatcaaccaaagATAGATTTGACCCTGGACGATCTGGGATTCAATCCAGGGGTTTGTGACATCTCCCTGGGTAATCTGAGTATGAAGGAGCCTATGAAGGAGCCTACGAAGGAGCCAAAGTGGGAGCTTTGTTTGAAGTATGGTGAAGGAATCAATGGGGCTTTTGATATTGATGCCTCTGTACATGCTGTACCTGGGGTTGAGATGGCAGTTGCAGAATACTATAATAGCACAGTGGTAATCTACGACACTACGGGACACCAGAAGAAATCTATCCCACTATCAAGCA ACCCTTGGGCTGTTGCTGCATTCAAGAATCAGTTAGTGATTTTAGATAGGACCAACTCTGTCAAGATGTACAATAGGAATGGCACCAAGATGTTTGAATTCCACACAGTGCCTCATAGTGAAGTGGGCAAGACATCAGTAGAGCTCCGCAGTGTAGCAATCATGAAGGATACATCAATCATTGTCGGGGATGTGGGGAGGTCAGTTATTACTAAACACAGATCCAGTGATGGTTCACTCATTGACACCGTTTCAGTTCAGACTAAACCTTGCTTCTTGGCCATTGACAGCAAGGACAGAGTTGTAGTCAGTGATTGGGGGAAACAACAAGTATACATTGTTGAAGTCACTGGTACTTTATTATTCAGCATTAATCCAAAGATCAATAGTCAACAAGTTAGATCCTGCAAAGGTGTATGCTGTGATAGCTCAGCTATCTACATTGCAGTGAGCAATGGGGATTGGAAGACTGGTCATATTCATCAGTATGACACTCAGGGTAGATTTCTCAGCTGTATTGCTCAGGGTCTGTATGACCCATGTGGAATCTCATTGACATCAGATGGTCAGCAGCTTGCAGTGGCAGATGTCAATTCAGTGAAGATTTATAACAAGGTGTAa